One stretch of Brachyhypopomus gauderio isolate BG-103 chromosome 8, BGAUD_0.2, whole genome shotgun sequence DNA includes these proteins:
- the larp4ab gene encoding la-related protein 4 isoform X3: MLLFVEVTTKGAGLNPNAKVWQDVSAPPTHNPEELTGCSHWPQADHTAPEHGEGCKGYSIGYGDSETTSHDEGSLVNGVDPAEVTYPLYEPVEGDGTEEQSEESLKESLKKQLEFCFSRENLSKDLYLMSQMDSDQFVPIWTIASMEGIKLLTTDMDLILEVLRASPMVQVDEKGEKVRPNHKRCIIILREVPETTPVEEVEALFKSDKCPQVISVEFAHNNNWYITFQSDTDAQQAYKYLREEVKTFQGKPIMARIKAINTFFAKNGYGAVDSALYAGSTPSQYSSPVYLQQLYQPPQQYPLYGLLPHAWSPSPTPYFETPLAPFPNSTFVNGFNTAGSYKTGSSPLGLARHFPRNRLPLYSRKNVINAFRNHVKPPPRGDGAQVDVHSGTSSPQGHRTPPSSLSSDTSSLGPADAPTFPSESLSDPAGGSARARRGSYRGMRRRREDERMRPLPLTEVKTPPPKFDLEASNFPPLPGGVAGRLPGGTVTPTETVLENCMADVVKGINRDKLDANKQDATKDSQAPQVEVLSLVPTAPTPKPTVAPQDTPDSSIGHQAKRPISEIETSKDAVVSPAPDANDQAPPPSSPKPSPSTPPASSTSVQEPRKLSYAEVCQKPPKDPPPTPVPSSSPDPSPSTSQPLRELRVNKSDGPELSSPGEKVEKAGEGRPPREQASYHRGNASRGAGFKLREQQRRPPPGRRFSPPTGYGRRSGKEQNIPPRSPK, encoded by the exons ATGCTGCTGTTTGTGGAG GTGACCACAAAGGGGGCCGGTCTGAATCCCAATGCCAAAGTCTGGCAGGATGTTTCTGCTCCTCCCACCCATAACCCTGAGGAGCTCACCGGCTGCTCTCATTGGCCACAGGCAGACCACACCGCCCCTGAGCACGGAGAAG GATGCAAGGGATACAGCATTGGCTACGGTGACTCTGAAACCACCTCGCATGACGAGGGTAGTCTGGTAAATGGTGTGGATCCAGCAGAGGTCACCTACCCCTTGTATGAACCAG TGGAGGGAGATGGGACCGAGGAGCAGTCTGAGGAGAGTCTGAAGGAGTCGCTGAAGAAGCAGCTGGAGTTCTGCTTCTCCAG GGAGAACCTCTCTAAAGACCTCTACCTCATGTCTCAGATGGATAGTGATCAGTTTGTGCCCATATGGACCATTGCTAGCATGGAGGGCATTAAACTCCTCACCACTGACATGGACTTGATACTGGAGGTGCTGCGAG CGTCTCCCATGGTGCAAGTCGACGAGAAGGGCGAGAAGGTTCGGCCCAATCACAAGCGCTGTATCATCATCCTTCGAGAAGTACCGGAGACCACGCCCGTGGAG GAGGTGGAGGCACTGTTTAAAAGTGACAAGTGTCCACAAGTCATCAGTGTTGAATTTGCTCACAACAACAACTGGTACATCACATTCCAGTCTGATACGGATGCCCAGCAG GCATACAAATACTTGCGGGAGGAAGTGAAAACGTTTCAGGGAAAGCCGATCATG GCGCGCATCAAGGCCATAAACACCTTCTTTGCCAAGAACGGCTATGGCGCTGTGGACTCGGCGCTGTACGCGGGCAGCACTCCGTCTCAGTACTCCTCTCCCGTCTACCTGCAGCAGCTGTACCAGCCGCCCCAGCAGTACCCGCTCTACGGCCTGCTCCCGCATGCCTGGAGCCCCTCCCCTACGCCCTACTTTGAGACGCCCTTG GCTCCGTTTCCCAACAGCACGTTTGTTAATGGCTTCAACACGGCAGGAAGCTACAAGACTGGCTCGTCTCCCCTTGGCCTCGCGCGTCACTTCCCCCGCAACCG ACTTCCACTTTATTCGAGAAAGAATGTTATCAATGCCTTCAG aAACCATGTAAAACCCCCACCCCGTGGTGATGGAGCTCAGGTGGACGTCCATTCGGGCACCAGCAGCCCTCAGGGCCACCGAACCCCTCCCTCATCGCTGAGCTCCGACACCTCCTCCCTGGGCCCGGCCGACGCCCCCACGTTCCCCAGCGAGAGCCTCTCTGACCCTGCTGGTGGCAGTGCCCGGGCCAG GAGAGGAAGCTACAGAGGCATGAGGCGCAGGAGAGAAGACGAACGGATG AGGCCCCTCCCACTTACTGAGGTCAAGACCCCACCGCCCAAGTTTGACCTCGAAGCCTCCAACTTCCCACCACTTCCTGGGGGAGTGGCTGGCAGGTTACCAGGAGGAACAGTCACACCAACTGAAACCGTTCTGGAAAACTGCATGGCTGATGTTGTGAAGGGCATTAATAGGGACAAG TTGGATGCCAATAAACAAGACGCGACTAAAGATTCGCAAGCTCCGCAGGTGGAGGTGCTTTCTCTTGTTCCAACCGCACCAACACCAAAACCCACAGTTGCACCGCAGGACACACCTGACTCCAG CATTGGACATCAAGCGAAAAGACCCATCAGTGAGATTGAGACATCAAAAGATGCCGTCGTGAGTCCTGCTCCTGATGCCAATGACCAAGCCCCACCTCCGTCTTCGCCCAAGCCCTCTCCATCCACTCCGCCTGCCTCCAGCACATCTGTACAG GAGCCCCGGAAGCTGAGCTATGCTGAGGTGTGTCAGAAGCCCCCCAAAGACCCGCCCCCCACCCCGGTCCCGTCTTCAAGCCCTGACCCTTCGCCTTCCACCAGCCAACCGCTACGCGAGCTTCGTGTAAACAAATCTGATGGCCCAGAACTGAGCAGCCCTGGCGAGAAGGTTGAAAAAGCAGGTGAAGGCAGGCCGCCCCGCGAACAGGCTAGCTATCACCGTGGCAATGCGAGCAGGGGGGCGGGCTTTAAGCTTAGAGAGCAGCAGAGACGGCCCCCTCCAGGTCGACGCTTCTCCCCCCCAACGGGATACGGCAGGCGCAGCGGAAAAGAGCAAAACATCCCTCCCAGATCACCAAAGTAG
- the larp4ab gene encoding la-related protein 4 isoform X4, protein MLLFVEVTTKGAGLNPNAKVWQDVSAPPTHNPEELTGCSHWPQADHTAPEHGEGCKGYSIGYGDSETTSHDEGSLVNGVDPAEVTYPLYEPVEGDGTEEQSEESLKESLKKQLEFCFSRENLSKDLYLMSQMDSDQFVPIWTIASMEGIKLLTTDMDLILEVLRASPMVQVDEKGEKVRPNHKRCIIILREVPETTPVEEVEALFKSDKCPQVISVEFAHNNNWYITFQSDTDAQQAYKYLREEVKTFQGKPIMARIKAINTFFAKNGYGAVDSALYAGSTPSQYSSPVYLQQLYQPPQQYPLYGLLPHAWSPSPTPYFETPLAPFPNSTFVNGFNTAGSYKTGSSPLGLARHFPRNRNHVKPPPRGDGAQVDVHSGTSSPQGHRTPPSSLSSDTSSLGPADAPTFPSESLSDPAGGSARARRGSYRGMRRRREDERMRPLPLTEVKTPPPKFDLEASNFPPLPGGVAGRLPGGTVTPTETVLENCMADVVKGINRDKLDANKQDATKDSQAPQVEVLSLVPTAPTPKPTVAPQDTPDSSIGHQAKRPISEIETSKDAVVSPAPDANDQAPPPSSPKPSPSTPPASSTSVQEPRKLSYAEVCQKPPKDPPPTPVPSSSPDPSPSTSQPLRELRVNKSDGPELSSPGEKVEKAGEGRPPREQASYHRGNASRGAGFKLREQQRRPPPGRRFSPPTGYGRRSGKEQNIPPRSPK, encoded by the exons ATGCTGCTGTTTGTGGAG GTGACCACAAAGGGGGCCGGTCTGAATCCCAATGCCAAAGTCTGGCAGGATGTTTCTGCTCCTCCCACCCATAACCCTGAGGAGCTCACCGGCTGCTCTCATTGGCCACAGGCAGACCACACCGCCCCTGAGCACGGAGAAG GATGCAAGGGATACAGCATTGGCTACGGTGACTCTGAAACCACCTCGCATGACGAGGGTAGTCTGGTAAATGGTGTGGATCCAGCAGAGGTCACCTACCCCTTGTATGAACCAG TGGAGGGAGATGGGACCGAGGAGCAGTCTGAGGAGAGTCTGAAGGAGTCGCTGAAGAAGCAGCTGGAGTTCTGCTTCTCCAG GGAGAACCTCTCTAAAGACCTCTACCTCATGTCTCAGATGGATAGTGATCAGTTTGTGCCCATATGGACCATTGCTAGCATGGAGGGCATTAAACTCCTCACCACTGACATGGACTTGATACTGGAGGTGCTGCGAG CGTCTCCCATGGTGCAAGTCGACGAGAAGGGCGAGAAGGTTCGGCCCAATCACAAGCGCTGTATCATCATCCTTCGAGAAGTACCGGAGACCACGCCCGTGGAG GAGGTGGAGGCACTGTTTAAAAGTGACAAGTGTCCACAAGTCATCAGTGTTGAATTTGCTCACAACAACAACTGGTACATCACATTCCAGTCTGATACGGATGCCCAGCAG GCATACAAATACTTGCGGGAGGAAGTGAAAACGTTTCAGGGAAAGCCGATCATG GCGCGCATCAAGGCCATAAACACCTTCTTTGCCAAGAACGGCTATGGCGCTGTGGACTCGGCGCTGTACGCGGGCAGCACTCCGTCTCAGTACTCCTCTCCCGTCTACCTGCAGCAGCTGTACCAGCCGCCCCAGCAGTACCCGCTCTACGGCCTGCTCCCGCATGCCTGGAGCCCCTCCCCTACGCCCTACTTTGAGACGCCCTTG GCTCCGTTTCCCAACAGCACGTTTGTTAATGGCTTCAACACGGCAGGAAGCTACAAGACTGGCTCGTCTCCCCTTGGCCTCGCGCGTCACTTCCCCCGCAACCG aAACCATGTAAAACCCCCACCCCGTGGTGATGGAGCTCAGGTGGACGTCCATTCGGGCACCAGCAGCCCTCAGGGCCACCGAACCCCTCCCTCATCGCTGAGCTCCGACACCTCCTCCCTGGGCCCGGCCGACGCCCCCACGTTCCCCAGCGAGAGCCTCTCTGACCCTGCTGGTGGCAGTGCCCGGGCCAG GAGAGGAAGCTACAGAGGCATGAGGCGCAGGAGAGAAGACGAACGGATG AGGCCCCTCCCACTTACTGAGGTCAAGACCCCACCGCCCAAGTTTGACCTCGAAGCCTCCAACTTCCCACCACTTCCTGGGGGAGTGGCTGGCAGGTTACCAGGAGGAACAGTCACACCAACTGAAACCGTTCTGGAAAACTGCATGGCTGATGTTGTGAAGGGCATTAATAGGGACAAG TTGGATGCCAATAAACAAGACGCGACTAAAGATTCGCAAGCTCCGCAGGTGGAGGTGCTTTCTCTTGTTCCAACCGCACCAACACCAAAACCCACAGTTGCACCGCAGGACACACCTGACTCCAG CATTGGACATCAAGCGAAAAGACCCATCAGTGAGATTGAGACATCAAAAGATGCCGTCGTGAGTCCTGCTCCTGATGCCAATGACCAAGCCCCACCTCCGTCTTCGCCCAAGCCCTCTCCATCCACTCCGCCTGCCTCCAGCACATCTGTACAG GAGCCCCGGAAGCTGAGCTATGCTGAGGTGTGTCAGAAGCCCCCCAAAGACCCGCCCCCCACCCCGGTCCCGTCTTCAAGCCCTGACCCTTCGCCTTCCACCAGCCAACCGCTACGCGAGCTTCGTGTAAACAAATCTGATGGCCCAGAACTGAGCAGCCCTGGCGAGAAGGTTGAAAAAGCAGGTGAAGGCAGGCCGCCCCGCGAACAGGCTAGCTATCACCGTGGCAATGCGAGCAGGGGGGCGGGCTTTAAGCTTAGAGAGCAGCAGAGACGGCCCCCTCCAGGTCGACGCTTCTCCCCCCCAACGGGATACGGCAGGCGCAGCGGAAAAGAGCAAAACATCCCTCCCAGATCACCAAAGTAG
- the larp4ab gene encoding la-related protein 4 isoform X1, with protein MTSENSGPLKHTEEVESASGIPHSENRTSKAGEDQDSMVTTKGAGLNPNAKVWQDVSAPPTHNPEELTGCSHWPQADHTAPEHGEGCKGYSIGYGDSETTSHDEGSLVNGVDPAEVTYPLYEPVEGDGTEEQSEESLKESLKKQLEFCFSRENLSKDLYLMSQMDSDQFVPIWTIASMEGIKLLTTDMDLILEVLRASPMVQVDEKGEKVRPNHKRCIIILREVPETTPVEEVEALFKSDKCPQVISVEFAHNNNWYITFQSDTDAQQAYKYLREEVKTFQGKPIMARIKAINTFFAKNGYGAVDSALYAGSTPSQYSSPVYLQQLYQPPQQYPLYGLLPHAWSPSPTPYFETPLAPFPNSTFVNGFNTAGSYKTGSSPLGLARHFPRNRLPLYSRKNVINAFRNHVKPPPRGDGAQVDVHSGTSSPQGHRTPPSSLSSDTSSLGPADAPTFPSESLSDPAGGSARARRGSYRGMRRRREDERMRPLPLTEVKTPPPKFDLEASNFPPLPGGVAGRLPGGTVTPTETVLENCMADVVKGINRDKLDANKQDATKDSQAPQVEVLSLVPTAPTPKPTVAPQDTPDSSIGHQAKRPISEIETSKDAVVSPAPDANDQAPPPSSPKPSPSTPPASSTSVQEPRKLSYAEVCQKPPKDPPPTPVPSSSPDPSPSTSQPLRELRVNKSDGPELSSPGEKVEKAGEGRPPREQASYHRGNASRGAGFKLREQQRRPPPGRRFSPPTGYGRRSGKEQNIPPRSPK; from the exons GTGACCACAAAGGGGGCCGGTCTGAATCCCAATGCCAAAGTCTGGCAGGATGTTTCTGCTCCTCCCACCCATAACCCTGAGGAGCTCACCGGCTGCTCTCATTGGCCACAGGCAGACCACACCGCCCCTGAGCACGGAGAAG GATGCAAGGGATACAGCATTGGCTACGGTGACTCTGAAACCACCTCGCATGACGAGGGTAGTCTGGTAAATGGTGTGGATCCAGCAGAGGTCACCTACCCCTTGTATGAACCAG TGGAGGGAGATGGGACCGAGGAGCAGTCTGAGGAGAGTCTGAAGGAGTCGCTGAAGAAGCAGCTGGAGTTCTGCTTCTCCAG GGAGAACCTCTCTAAAGACCTCTACCTCATGTCTCAGATGGATAGTGATCAGTTTGTGCCCATATGGACCATTGCTAGCATGGAGGGCATTAAACTCCTCACCACTGACATGGACTTGATACTGGAGGTGCTGCGAG CGTCTCCCATGGTGCAAGTCGACGAGAAGGGCGAGAAGGTTCGGCCCAATCACAAGCGCTGTATCATCATCCTTCGAGAAGTACCGGAGACCACGCCCGTGGAG GAGGTGGAGGCACTGTTTAAAAGTGACAAGTGTCCACAAGTCATCAGTGTTGAATTTGCTCACAACAACAACTGGTACATCACATTCCAGTCTGATACGGATGCCCAGCAG GCATACAAATACTTGCGGGAGGAAGTGAAAACGTTTCAGGGAAAGCCGATCATG GCGCGCATCAAGGCCATAAACACCTTCTTTGCCAAGAACGGCTATGGCGCTGTGGACTCGGCGCTGTACGCGGGCAGCACTCCGTCTCAGTACTCCTCTCCCGTCTACCTGCAGCAGCTGTACCAGCCGCCCCAGCAGTACCCGCTCTACGGCCTGCTCCCGCATGCCTGGAGCCCCTCCCCTACGCCCTACTTTGAGACGCCCTTG GCTCCGTTTCCCAACAGCACGTTTGTTAATGGCTTCAACACGGCAGGAAGCTACAAGACTGGCTCGTCTCCCCTTGGCCTCGCGCGTCACTTCCCCCGCAACCG ACTTCCACTTTATTCGAGAAAGAATGTTATCAATGCCTTCAG aAACCATGTAAAACCCCCACCCCGTGGTGATGGAGCTCAGGTGGACGTCCATTCGGGCACCAGCAGCCCTCAGGGCCACCGAACCCCTCCCTCATCGCTGAGCTCCGACACCTCCTCCCTGGGCCCGGCCGACGCCCCCACGTTCCCCAGCGAGAGCCTCTCTGACCCTGCTGGTGGCAGTGCCCGGGCCAG GAGAGGAAGCTACAGAGGCATGAGGCGCAGGAGAGAAGACGAACGGATG AGGCCCCTCCCACTTACTGAGGTCAAGACCCCACCGCCCAAGTTTGACCTCGAAGCCTCCAACTTCCCACCACTTCCTGGGGGAGTGGCTGGCAGGTTACCAGGAGGAACAGTCACACCAACTGAAACCGTTCTGGAAAACTGCATGGCTGATGTTGTGAAGGGCATTAATAGGGACAAG TTGGATGCCAATAAACAAGACGCGACTAAAGATTCGCAAGCTCCGCAGGTGGAGGTGCTTTCTCTTGTTCCAACCGCACCAACACCAAAACCCACAGTTGCACCGCAGGACACACCTGACTCCAG CATTGGACATCAAGCGAAAAGACCCATCAGTGAGATTGAGACATCAAAAGATGCCGTCGTGAGTCCTGCTCCTGATGCCAATGACCAAGCCCCACCTCCGTCTTCGCCCAAGCCCTCTCCATCCACTCCGCCTGCCTCCAGCACATCTGTACAG GAGCCCCGGAAGCTGAGCTATGCTGAGGTGTGTCAGAAGCCCCCCAAAGACCCGCCCCCCACCCCGGTCCCGTCTTCAAGCCCTGACCCTTCGCCTTCCACCAGCCAACCGCTACGCGAGCTTCGTGTAAACAAATCTGATGGCCCAGAACTGAGCAGCCCTGGCGAGAAGGTTGAAAAAGCAGGTGAAGGCAGGCCGCCCCGCGAACAGGCTAGCTATCACCGTGGCAATGCGAGCAGGGGGGCGGGCTTTAAGCTTAGAGAGCAGCAGAGACGGCCCCCTCCAGGTCGACGCTTCTCCCCCCCAACGGGATACGGCAGGCGCAGCGGAAAAGAGCAAAACATCCCTCCCAGATCACCAAAGTAG
- the larp4ab gene encoding la-related protein 4 isoform X2 gives MTSENSGPLKHTEEVESASGIPHSENRTSKAGEDQDSMVTTKGAGLNPNAKVWQDVSAPPTHNPEELTGCSHWPQADHTAPEHGEGCKGYSIGYGDSETTSHDEGSLVNGVDPAEVTYPLYEPVEGDGTEEQSEESLKESLKKQLEFCFSRENLSKDLYLMSQMDSDQFVPIWTIASMEGIKLLTTDMDLILEVLRASPMVQVDEKGEKVRPNHKRCIIILREVPETTPVEEVEALFKSDKCPQVISVEFAHNNNWYITFQSDTDAQQAYKYLREEVKTFQGKPIMARIKAINTFFAKNGYGAVDSALYAGSTPSQYSSPVYLQQLYQPPQQYPLYGLLPHAWSPSPTPYFETPLAPFPNSTFVNGFNTAGSYKTGSSPLGLARHFPRNRNHVKPPPRGDGAQVDVHSGTSSPQGHRTPPSSLSSDTSSLGPADAPTFPSESLSDPAGGSARARRGSYRGMRRRREDERMRPLPLTEVKTPPPKFDLEASNFPPLPGGVAGRLPGGTVTPTETVLENCMADVVKGINRDKLDANKQDATKDSQAPQVEVLSLVPTAPTPKPTVAPQDTPDSSIGHQAKRPISEIETSKDAVVSPAPDANDQAPPPSSPKPSPSTPPASSTSVQEPRKLSYAEVCQKPPKDPPPTPVPSSSPDPSPSTSQPLRELRVNKSDGPELSSPGEKVEKAGEGRPPREQASYHRGNASRGAGFKLREQQRRPPPGRRFSPPTGYGRRSGKEQNIPPRSPK, from the exons GTGACCACAAAGGGGGCCGGTCTGAATCCCAATGCCAAAGTCTGGCAGGATGTTTCTGCTCCTCCCACCCATAACCCTGAGGAGCTCACCGGCTGCTCTCATTGGCCACAGGCAGACCACACCGCCCCTGAGCACGGAGAAG GATGCAAGGGATACAGCATTGGCTACGGTGACTCTGAAACCACCTCGCATGACGAGGGTAGTCTGGTAAATGGTGTGGATCCAGCAGAGGTCACCTACCCCTTGTATGAACCAG TGGAGGGAGATGGGACCGAGGAGCAGTCTGAGGAGAGTCTGAAGGAGTCGCTGAAGAAGCAGCTGGAGTTCTGCTTCTCCAG GGAGAACCTCTCTAAAGACCTCTACCTCATGTCTCAGATGGATAGTGATCAGTTTGTGCCCATATGGACCATTGCTAGCATGGAGGGCATTAAACTCCTCACCACTGACATGGACTTGATACTGGAGGTGCTGCGAG CGTCTCCCATGGTGCAAGTCGACGAGAAGGGCGAGAAGGTTCGGCCCAATCACAAGCGCTGTATCATCATCCTTCGAGAAGTACCGGAGACCACGCCCGTGGAG GAGGTGGAGGCACTGTTTAAAAGTGACAAGTGTCCACAAGTCATCAGTGTTGAATTTGCTCACAACAACAACTGGTACATCACATTCCAGTCTGATACGGATGCCCAGCAG GCATACAAATACTTGCGGGAGGAAGTGAAAACGTTTCAGGGAAAGCCGATCATG GCGCGCATCAAGGCCATAAACACCTTCTTTGCCAAGAACGGCTATGGCGCTGTGGACTCGGCGCTGTACGCGGGCAGCACTCCGTCTCAGTACTCCTCTCCCGTCTACCTGCAGCAGCTGTACCAGCCGCCCCAGCAGTACCCGCTCTACGGCCTGCTCCCGCATGCCTGGAGCCCCTCCCCTACGCCCTACTTTGAGACGCCCTTG GCTCCGTTTCCCAACAGCACGTTTGTTAATGGCTTCAACACGGCAGGAAGCTACAAGACTGGCTCGTCTCCCCTTGGCCTCGCGCGTCACTTCCCCCGCAACCG aAACCATGTAAAACCCCCACCCCGTGGTGATGGAGCTCAGGTGGACGTCCATTCGGGCACCAGCAGCCCTCAGGGCCACCGAACCCCTCCCTCATCGCTGAGCTCCGACACCTCCTCCCTGGGCCCGGCCGACGCCCCCACGTTCCCCAGCGAGAGCCTCTCTGACCCTGCTGGTGGCAGTGCCCGGGCCAG GAGAGGAAGCTACAGAGGCATGAGGCGCAGGAGAGAAGACGAACGGATG AGGCCCCTCCCACTTACTGAGGTCAAGACCCCACCGCCCAAGTTTGACCTCGAAGCCTCCAACTTCCCACCACTTCCTGGGGGAGTGGCTGGCAGGTTACCAGGAGGAACAGTCACACCAACTGAAACCGTTCTGGAAAACTGCATGGCTGATGTTGTGAAGGGCATTAATAGGGACAAG TTGGATGCCAATAAACAAGACGCGACTAAAGATTCGCAAGCTCCGCAGGTGGAGGTGCTTTCTCTTGTTCCAACCGCACCAACACCAAAACCCACAGTTGCACCGCAGGACACACCTGACTCCAG CATTGGACATCAAGCGAAAAGACCCATCAGTGAGATTGAGACATCAAAAGATGCCGTCGTGAGTCCTGCTCCTGATGCCAATGACCAAGCCCCACCTCCGTCTTCGCCCAAGCCCTCTCCATCCACTCCGCCTGCCTCCAGCACATCTGTACAG GAGCCCCGGAAGCTGAGCTATGCTGAGGTGTGTCAGAAGCCCCCCAAAGACCCGCCCCCCACCCCGGTCCCGTCTTCAAGCCCTGACCCTTCGCCTTCCACCAGCCAACCGCTACGCGAGCTTCGTGTAAACAAATCTGATGGCCCAGAACTGAGCAGCCCTGGCGAGAAGGTTGAAAAAGCAGGTGAAGGCAGGCCGCCCCGCGAACAGGCTAGCTATCACCGTGGCAATGCGAGCAGGGGGGCGGGCTTTAAGCTTAGAGAGCAGCAGAGACGGCCCCCTCCAGGTCGACGCTTCTCCCCCCCAACGGGATACGGCAGGCGCAGCGGAAAAGAGCAAAACATCCCTCCCAGATCACCAAAGTAG